From Chryseobacterium shandongense, the proteins below share one genomic window:
- a CDS encoding tetratricopeptide repeat protein gives MSNNRTKFGFQIGDNFHTIVSVHENNSGELIINPSSAENYSEIEFGNPNAEKKIKAQHYTVHNSRPESEEIVLNHTLEYEDGSKTNTRIYTRAFKRDLYCPVLQVRGQDFSIDRYKSQKKSKYKYISLGDYNPNVSTLYYMIVLCNPGFTLHNDFPDLNVTTIHFQKYSFSILWSYNLIRSHSTGKKTHFLTVKDIETQIKEGFSQEEIINLYRLTREIQHQSFISFLQKEFPEDINYFTPLKGIGFKKSSELSLDDNDKNSIILNHGYEAFVLGRKAQEEGLRQDALKLFEISADIFKAQKKVIAYAETLNSKGIIFQILGHPNKSIACYQEALGIYRKYNLDFNIAITKLNLSIVYRDTGDFTSAIELAMEALKISSSQYFTSLEAHANMELGTIYKNLKELKKAFDFLNTALVKYKEDHNRTDEAFCLGNIGLIRVAEGKFLESLNLHDQALDIFTSLDNKSGIANEVANVGNMNCVLGNFELGLTQLKLALEGHTSTGYQYGIATDLKLIGVHLANKGEHNEAKQFLEKSRDILLRIENYHGADQVSHILSQLG, from the coding sequence ATGAGTAACAACAGAACCAAGTTTGGCTTCCAGATTGGAGATAACTTTCATACTATTGTTTCCGTACACGAAAACAATTCAGGTGAACTAATAATTAATCCATCATCTGCAGAAAATTATTCAGAGATAGAATTTGGAAATCCCAATGCTGAAAAAAAAATTAAGGCTCAACACTATACTGTTCATAACAGCCGTCCAGAATCCGAAGAGATTGTTTTAAATCATACACTTGAGTATGAGGACGGATCAAAAACAAATACAAGGATTTATACAAGGGCATTTAAGAGAGACTTATACTGTCCAGTATTACAAGTAAGAGGTCAAGATTTCTCAATAGATAGATATAAAAGTCAGAAGAAAAGCAAATACAAATATATATCATTAGGTGACTATAATCCCAATGTATCTACTTTATATTATATGATTGTTCTTTGTAATCCAGGATTCACATTACATAATGATTTTCCTGATTTAAATGTTACAACAATACATTTTCAGAAATACTCATTTTCAATACTATGGAGTTATAACTTAATTCGTTCTCATTCAACTGGAAAAAAAACACATTTTTTAACAGTTAAAGATATTGAAACTCAAATTAAAGAGGGTTTCTCACAAGAAGAGATAATCAATTTATATCGACTAACTAGAGAAATTCAGCATCAAAGTTTTATAAGTTTTCTCCAAAAGGAATTCCCAGAAGACATAAACTATTTTACACCGCTTAAAGGTATTGGATTCAAAAAGTCTTCGGAGTTATCTTTAGACGACAATGACAAAAATTCGATCATTTTAAACCATGGATATGAAGCTTTTGTTTTGGGAAGAAAAGCACAAGAAGAGGGACTTAGACAAGATGCATTAAAATTATTTGAGATTAGTGCAGATATTTTTAAGGCTCAAAAAAAAGTAATTGCATATGCCGAGACATTAAATTCAAAAGGAATAATTTTTCAAATTTTAGGTCATCCCAACAAATCAATAGCATGCTATCAGGAAGCATTAGGTATATATAGAAAGTATAACTTAGATTTTAATATTGCGATAACAAAGTTAAATCTTTCAATTGTCTATCGTGACACTGGAGACTTTACTTCTGCAATTGAATTAGCTATGGAAGCTCTTAAAATATCATCTAGTCAATATTTTACTTCTTTAGAGGCACATGCCAATATGGAACTTGGCACTATATATAAAAATCTCAAGGAGCTAAAAAAAGCTTTTGATTTTTTAAATACTGCGCTTGTAAAGTACAAAGAGGACCACAATCGTACGGACGAAGCATTCTGTTTAGGAAACATAGGACTAATTCGGGTTGCGGAGGGAAAATTTCTTGAGTCATTAAACCTCCATGATCAAGCTCTAGATATATTCACTTCCTTAGATAATAAAAGTGGTATTGCAAATGAAGTTGCAAATGTTGGGAATATGAACTGTGTTCTAGGAAATTTTGAGTTAGGACTAACTCAACTTAAATTGGCATTAGAAGGACATACCTCAACTGGCTACCAATATGGAATTGCAACAGATTTAAAGCTTATTGGAGTACATCTTGCTAATAAAGGAGAACATAATGAAGCAAAACAATTCCTAGAAAAATCGCGGGACATATTATTAAGAATTGAAAATTATCATGGTGCAGATCAAGTATCTCATATATTAAGCCAGCTTGGTTGA
- a CDS encoding acyl carrier protein phosphodiesterase encodes MSSNSAPLPEISYLHYMNYLAHSFLTFTDRQIVGQFLEDFIRNRDRYSFPKDIQDGITLHRAIDTFTDAHPAIHEAKKVFSPLVRLYAGAFVDVAMDYFVANDLSLNSLEGWKNHSQKVYRVLNENYEFLPENFRRMLEKMEEGDWLYNYRFEKNIGYSMRNVLNKAKYLDIDIPVHEAFVKNKSFLRECYIDFFPDLLQHAKGINALLQMEN; translated from the coding sequence TTGAGCTCTAACAGTGCTCCGCTGCCAGAAATTTCTTATCTTCACTATATGAATTACCTGGCGCACTCTTTCCTTACTTTCACCGACAGACAGATTGTCGGACAGTTTCTGGAAGATTTTATCCGTAACAGAGACCGTTATTCTTTTCCGAAAGATATTCAGGACGGCATTACGTTGCACCGAGCTATTGATACTTTTACAGATGCTCATCCCGCCATTCACGAAGCCAAAAAAGTTTTTTCGCCATTGGTCAGATTATACGCCGGAGCTTTTGTAGATGTGGCGATGGATTATTTTGTAGCGAATGATTTAAGTCTGAACTCTCTGGAAGGCTGGAAAAACCATTCTCAAAAAGTGTATCGTGTTTTGAATGAAAATTATGAATTTCTTCCGGAAAATTTTAGAAGAATGCTTGAAAAGATGGAAGAGGGTGACTGGCTTTACAATTACCGCTTTGAAAAAAATATCGGCTACAGCATGAGAAACGTTCTGAATAAGGCAAAATATTTAGACATTGATATTCCCGTTCATGAAGCATTTGTAAAAAACAAAAGTTTTCTTCGGGAATGTTATATTGATTTTTTTCCTGATTTATTACAACATGCGAAAGGAATTAATGCACTTTTACAGATGGAAAATTAA
- the groL gene encoding chaperonin GroEL (60 kDa chaperone family; promotes refolding of misfolded polypeptides especially under stressful conditions; forms two stacked rings of heptamers to form a barrel-shaped 14mer; ends can be capped by GroES; misfolded proteins enter the barrel where they are refolded when GroES binds) gives MAKEIKFDIESRDALKRGVDALANAVKVTLGPKGRNVVIEKSFGAPHVTKDGVSVAKEIELEDKVENMGAQMVKEVASKTNDIAGDGTTTATVLAQAIVREGLKNVAAGANPMDLKRGIDKAVTAVVENLKSQSKTVGDSTEMVKQVASVSANNDETIGALIAEAFGKVGKEGVITVEEAKGIDTTVDVVEGMQFDRGYQSPYFVTNPEKMLAELENPYILLVEKKISSMKELLPVLEPIAQGGKSLLIISEEVEGEALATLVVNKLRGSLKIAAVKAPGFGDRRKAMLEDIAILTGGQVISEEQGFTMENISLDMLGTAEKVSIDKDNTTIVNGGGEESKIKGRVNQIKAQMETTTSDYDREKLQERLAKLAGGVAVLYVGAASEVEMKEKKDRVDDALHATRAAVEEGIVAGGGVALVRAIAALENLTGINSDETTGIKIVRRAIEEPLRQIVANAGGEGSVIVAKVAEGQGDFGYNAKTDEYVNMLEAGIIDPTKVTRVALENAASVSGMLLTTECVITEVKKDEPAMPMGGGMPGMM, from the coding sequence ATGGCAAAAGAAATAAAATTCGATATTGAATCAAGAGACGCTTTAAAAAGAGGTGTTGATGCATTGGCTAATGCAGTAAAAGTAACGTTAGGTCCAAAAGGAAGAAATGTAGTAATCGAAAAATCTTTCGGTGCTCCACATGTAACCAAAGACGGAGTTTCCGTAGCAAAAGAAATTGAGCTCGAAGACAAAGTAGAAAATATGGGTGCTCAGATGGTGAAGGAAGTTGCTTCCAAAACCAATGACATCGCAGGAGACGGTACAACTACCGCTACTGTTTTGGCACAGGCTATCGTAAGAGAAGGTCTTAAAAACGTAGCAGCGGGAGCTAATCCGATGGATCTTAAAAGAGGAATAGACAAAGCGGTAACAGCTGTTGTTGAAAACCTTAAATCTCAGTCTAAAACAGTAGGTGATTCTACAGAAATGGTAAAGCAGGTTGCTTCCGTATCTGCGAACAACGACGAAACGATCGGTGCTTTGATCGCTGAAGCTTTCGGAAAAGTGGGTAAAGAAGGAGTAATCACGGTAGAAGAAGCAAAAGGAATCGATACAACCGTAGACGTTGTAGAAGGGATGCAGTTTGACAGAGGTTACCAGTCACCATATTTCGTGACAAATCCTGAGAAAATGCTTGCTGAACTAGAAAATCCATACATCCTTTTAGTAGAGAAAAAAATCTCTTCCATGAAAGAATTGCTTCCTGTTCTTGAGCCGATTGCTCAGGGAGGTAAATCTCTATTGATCATCTCTGAAGAAGTAGAAGGTGAAGCTTTAGCTACTTTGGTGGTAAACAAATTAAGAGGTTCTCTTAAAATTGCTGCCGTTAAAGCACCTGGATTCGGGGACAGAAGAAAAGCAATGTTGGAAGATATCGCAATTTTAACTGGTGGACAGGTAATTTCCGAAGAGCAAGGTTTCACGATGGAAAACATTTCTTTGGATATGCTTGGAACTGCTGAAAAAGTTTCTATCGACAAAGACAACACAACCATCGTAAACGGTGGCGGTGAAGAAAGCAAGATCAAAGGTAGAGTAAACCAGATCAAAGCGCAGATGGAAACGACTACTTCCGATTACGACAGAGAAAAGCTTCAGGAAAGATTGGCTAAATTAGCCGGAGGGGTTGCCGTACTTTATGTAGGTGCTGCTTCTGAAGTGGAAATGAAAGAGAAAAAAGACAGAGTTGACGATGCGCTTCACGCAACAAGAGCGGCTGTTGAAGAAGGTATCGTTGCAGGAGGTGGTGTTGCTTTGGTAAGAGCTATCGCTGCTTTGGAAAACCTTACAGGTATCAATTCTGACGAAACTACCGGTATCAAAATCGTTAGAAGAGCAATCGAAGAGCCATTGAGACAAATCGTTGCCAACGCAGGTGGTGAAGGTTCTGTAATCGTTGCGAAAGTAGCAGAAGGACAAGGTGACTTCGGGTACAACGCAAAAACCGACGAGTATGTTAACATGCTTGAAGCAGGAATCATTGACCCTACGAAAGTAACAAGAGTAGCTCTTGAAAACGCAGCTTCCGTATCCGGAATGTTATTAACCACAGAATGTGTAATCACTGAAGTGAAAAAAGACGAACCAGCCATGCCAATGGGCGGAGGAATGCCAGGAATGATGTAA
- a CDS encoding transposase, with the protein MKKNIYPLEAECFYHIFNRGINSQRLFFDDRNYHYFIKLMESKISSIVDIYAYCLLKNHFHILVKVKSEQEIRRMFPQKDTIETSKIISQQFSNMFNSYTQAINKHYARTGKLFELPFRRKLISSHEQLTNTIHYIHNNPVKHGITTNPEIYRYSSLFTIKNGIDDPLISLEAIKPLLES; encoded by the coding sequence ATGAAAAAAAATATTTACCCTTTAGAGGCAGAATGCTTCTATCATATTTTCAACAGAGGAATTAACAGTCAAAGACTCTTTTTCGACGACAGGAATTATCATTACTTTATTAAACTCATGGAGTCCAAAATATCCTCTATTGTCGATATATACGCATATTGTCTGCTAAAAAATCACTTTCACATTCTTGTCAAGGTTAAATCAGAACAGGAAATACGAAGAATGTTTCCTCAAAAAGACACCATTGAAACTTCCAAGATTATCAGTCAGCAATTTTCTAACATGTTTAACAGCTATACTCAGGCTATTAATAAACATTACGCAAGAACAGGAAAATTGTTTGAATTGCCATTCAGAAGAAAACTCATAAGTTCTCATGAGCAACTAACCAATACTATCCATTATATTCATAACAATCCGGTGAAACACGGAATCACAACGAATCCCGAAATCTATCGCTATTCGTCGTTATTTACTATTAAAAACGGAATTGATGATCCTTTAATATCTTTGGAAGCGATTAAGCCTTTGCTGGAAAGCTAG
- a CDS encoding DUF6702 family protein, which produces MKKLLFLFSVFIIFFSFTKAKHPYHVGSVEINYNQKSKTFEITGRFFLDDLENGLNNKYGKTLHFNDPKFKAQLNEALKNYSAEYFKLKGNNKFLNVSFVGYEEDHESVNVYLESEKIDNPKKVETAVSFLYNLFDDQINIVHIIVNGERKSEKLTYPNRYLFQQF; this is translated from the coding sequence ATGAAAAAACTTCTTTTCTTATTTTCTGTTTTTATTATATTTTTCTCTTTTACAAAGGCAAAACATCCTTATCATGTGGGTTCTGTAGAAATCAATTACAATCAGAAATCAAAAACTTTTGAAATTACAGGGCGTTTTTTTCTGGATGATCTGGAAAACGGATTAAATAATAAATACGGAAAGACATTGCATTTTAATGATCCGAAATTTAAAGCTCAACTTAACGAAGCATTGAAAAACTATTCCGCGGAGTATTTTAAGTTGAAAGGCAACAACAAATTCTTAAACGTAAGTTTTGTTGGGTACGAAGAAGATCATGAATCGGTAAATGTATATTTGGAATCAGAAAAAATTGACAATCCTAAAAAAGTGGAAACTGCAGTCAGTTTTTTATACAATTTATTTGATGATCAGATCAACATTGTTCATATCATCGTGAACGGAGAAAGAAAAAGCGAGAAATTAACCTATCCGAACCGTTATCTTTTTCAGCAGTTTTAA
- a CDS encoding helix-turn-helix domain-containing protein: MTRDQLRKEFGKRIIMLREQKGWSQSDFARACNKDRQAIEKLENGKVNPTLYTLLELANALEISLGELVDLK, from the coding sequence ATGACCAGAGATCAGTTAAGAAAAGAATTTGGTAAACGAATTATCATGCTTCGTGAACAGAAGGGTTGGAGCCAGTCTGATTTCGCACGTGCGTGCAATAAAGACCGACAAGCAATTGAAAAGCTTGAAAACGGAAAAGTAAATCCTACGCTTTATACTTTGTTGGAATTAGCGAATGCTTTGGAAATTTCTTTGGGGGAATTGGTGGATTTGAAGTGA
- a CDS encoding M1 family metallopeptidase produces MKLKVVILSLSVFAYTGFTAQNIQNNPGSNHGNKFEQLGTILPTPNIYRTASGAPGHGYWQNKADYDITAYLDEEKRNLKGSETITYYNNSPDDLDYIWLQLDENQQSSVKKADFPNSSTLPKASNDQQLRPTNLPVSDNGYGVNLEKVTDASGNPLKYTVNKTMMRIDLPKILRKGEKLVFKIDWNYNIPNRMKMGGRGGYENFPEDGNDLYTMTQWYPRMCVYSDFHGWQNHQFTGRGEFALVFGNFKVSMNVPADHIVGGTGECKNYDQVLTSEQLARYNKSKTSAEPVEIVTLDEAKKAEKNHSKQRKTWTFEANDVRDFAWTSSRKFVWDGMGVLIPENNNKVMAMSFYPKEAYNLYRKYSTKAVAHTIKTYSEFTIPYPYPVAQSVEAANGMEYPMICFNYGRTEKDGTYSEGIKNGMLGVVIHEVGHNFFPMIINSDERQWSWMDEGLNTFVEYLTEERWDNKFPSKRGPAWTIVDYMKLPKDQLEPIMSNSENIVQFGPNAYSKPATGLNILRETIMGRELFDKAFKTYAKRWAFRHPEPADFFRTMEDASGEDLDWFWRGWFYGTDPVDIAIDKVIIATPDLNTPPREAKETKYKVDKPALNDFEDISKIRNREDKNITFYVDKDKEAQDFYYRYDRGQEKVDNNKEYTSKFEGTEPLTQKEKDKFKNITAYQIDFVNKGGLVMPIILEFTFEDGTKLTDKSSAQIWRMNEQKVSKTYYFDKKLKSIQLDPMRETADIDTSNNFWSNDGGNTQVSKFELFKQKEGGNARGASNGKVNPMQAAGKK; encoded by the coding sequence ATGAAACTAAAAGTTGTCATACTTTCTCTTTCTGTATTTGCATATACAGGTTTCACCGCACAAAATATTCAGAATAATCCCGGCAGCAATCACGGAAATAAATTTGAACAGCTTGGGACCATCCTTCCCACACCTAATATTTACAGAACCGCTTCCGGAGCTCCCGGTCACGGATACTGGCAAAACAAGGCAGATTATGATATTACGGCCTACCTAGATGAAGAAAAAAGAAATCTCAAAGGTTCCGAAACCATAACCTATTATAACAATTCTCCGGATGATCTGGATTACATCTGGCTTCAGCTTGACGAAAATCAGCAGTCAAGTGTAAAAAAGGCAGACTTTCCTAACTCCTCTACCCTTCCGAAAGCATCAAACGATCAGCAATTACGTCCTACCAATCTTCCTGTTTCGGATAACGGATACGGTGTAAATCTTGAAAAAGTGACGGACGCTTCGGGAAACCCTTTAAAATATACGGTAAACAAAACCATGATGCGCATTGATTTACCGAAAATACTGAGGAAAGGAGAAAAACTGGTTTTCAAAATAGACTGGAACTATAACATCCCAAACAGAATGAAAATGGGCGGTCGTGGCGGTTACGAAAACTTTCCTGAAGATGGCAACGATCTTTACACCATGACGCAGTGGTACCCGAGAATGTGTGTATACAGCGATTTCCACGGGTGGCAAAACCACCAGTTTACGGGAAGAGGAGAATTTGCTTTGGTTTTCGGGAATTTTAAAGTTTCCATGAATGTTCCTGCAGATCATATCGTAGGAGGAACGGGAGAATGTAAAAACTACGATCAGGTTTTAACTTCAGAGCAGTTAGCAAGATATAACAAGTCTAAAACTTCAGCAGAACCTGTGGAAATCGTGACGCTGGACGAAGCGAAAAAAGCAGAGAAAAACCATTCAAAACAAAGAAAAACATGGACATTTGAAGCGAATGATGTAAGAGATTTCGCCTGGACTTCTTCCAGAAAATTTGTGTGGGACGGAATGGGTGTACTTATTCCCGAAAACAACAACAAAGTAATGGCGATGAGCTTTTACCCGAAAGAAGCGTACAATTTGTACAGAAAATATTCAACCAAAGCGGTAGCGCACACCATCAAAACGTATTCGGAGTTTACGATCCCTTATCCATATCCGGTTGCCCAGTCTGTAGAAGCAGCCAATGGAATGGAATACCCTATGATTTGTTTCAACTACGGAAGAACAGAAAAAGACGGAACCTATTCCGAAGGAATCAAAAACGGAATGCTGGGCGTTGTAATTCACGAGGTTGGTCACAACTTCTTCCCGATGATTATTAACTCAGACGAAAGACAATGGAGCTGGATGGATGAAGGACTGAATACTTTTGTGGAATATCTTACCGAAGAAAGATGGGACAATAAATTTCCATCCAAAAGAGGTCCGGCATGGACCATTGTGGATTATATGAAACTTCCGAAAGACCAGCTGGAACCGATCATGTCGAATTCTGAAAACATCGTTCAGTTTGGCCCGAATGCGTATTCAAAACCGGCAACAGGATTGAATATCCTCCGCGAAACCATTATGGGAAGAGAACTTTTTGATAAAGCTTTTAAAACCTATGCTAAAAGATGGGCGTTCAGACATCCTGAGCCTGCAGATTTCTTCAGAACAATGGAAGATGCAAGTGGTGAAGACCTGGACTGGTTTTGGAGAGGCTGGTTCTACGGAACAGATCCTGTAGATATCGCTATTGATAAGGTAATTATTGCAACTCCGGATCTGAATACACCTCCAAGAGAAGCCAAAGAAACAAAATATAAAGTAGACAAGCCTGCTCTTAATGACTTTGAAGATATTTCAAAAATCAGGAACAGAGAAGATAAAAACATTACTTTTTATGTAGACAAAGACAAGGAAGCTCAGGATTTCTACTACAGATACGACAGAGGCCAGGAGAAAGTAGATAACAATAAAGAATACACTTCCAAGTTTGAAGGAACCGAGCCTTTAACGCAAAAAGAAAAGGACAAGTTTAAAAATATTACCGCTTATCAGATTGATTTTGTGAACAAAGGCGGACTTGTAATGCCAATTATCCTTGAATTCACTTTTGAAGACGGAACAAAACTTACCGACAAATCTTCAGCACAGATATGGAGAATGAATGAGCAGAAAGTTTCCAAAACCTATTATTTCGACAAAAAACTCAAATCCATCCAGTTGGATCCGATGAGAGAAACAGCCGATATTGATACCTCTAATAATTTCTGGAGCAACGACGGCGGAAATACTCAGGTTTCAAAATTTGAATTGTTCAAACAAAAAGAAGGCGGAAATGCAAGAGGTGCTTCCAACGGAAAAGTAAACCCCATGCAGGCTGCTGGAAAAAAATAG
- a CDS encoding co-chaperone GroES has product MSVNFKPLADRVLIEPIAAETKTASGIIIPDTAKEKPQEGTVVAVGPGKKDEPTTVQVGDKVLYGKYSGSELKLEGKDYLIVKEGDLLGIIG; this is encoded by the coding sequence ATGTCAGTAAACTTTAAACCATTAGCAGACAGAGTTTTGATCGAGCCGATCGCTGCAGAAACTAAAACAGCTTCAGGTATTATTATTCCGGACACCGCAAAAGAAAAGCCGCAGGAAGGTACCGTAGTGGCAGTTGGTCCCGGAAAAAAAGATGAGCCTACAACTGTTCAGGTAGGTGACAAAGTTCTTTACGGGAAATATTCAGGTTCTGAATTAAAGCTGGAAGGAAAAGATTATTTAATTGTAAAAGAAGGAGATCTCTTAGGAATTATTGGATAA
- the radA gene encoding DNA repair protein RadA gives MAKLKTAYFCQNCGTQYSQWMGQCKNCGQWNTLVEEVVEKTSSKTPPFSKSKQHVINIIEVETSEEPRIKTPSEELNRVLGGGIVLGSVTLIGGEPGIGKSTLLLQLALKMKKKIFYVSGEESASQIKMRADRLTDIQNPNCFLFTETNLEKILHEAKKLEPDFVIIDSIQTLQSQLIESSPGTVSQIRECSNEIIKYAKENNVPVFLVGHITKDGQIAGPKVLEHMVDVVLNFDGDRNHLFRLLRANKNRFGSTSEIGIYEMISQGLKEIKNPSEILITKKFEELSGNSVAVTLEGNRPMLLEIQALVSTAVYGTPQRSSTGFDAKRLNMLLAVLEKRAGFQLGAKDVFLNITGGIKTDDPALDLAVVASILSSNEDIAISEHYCFAGEIGLSGEIRPIAQAEQRITEAEKLGYEKIFISNLNKLPKKKYGIKIEEVSKIEDFHERLF, from the coding sequence ATGGCAAAACTCAAAACAGCATATTTCTGTCAGAACTGCGGAACACAATATTCCCAATGGATGGGGCAATGCAAAAACTGTGGACAATGGAATACTTTAGTAGAAGAAGTTGTAGAAAAAACCTCATCAAAAACACCTCCTTTTTCAAAATCAAAACAGCATGTCATCAACATCATCGAAGTTGAAACGAGTGAAGAACCGAGAATCAAAACCCCTTCCGAAGAACTCAACCGCGTTCTTGGCGGTGGAATTGTTTTAGGCTCCGTAACCCTGATTGGTGGAGAACCGGGAATCGGTAAGTCTACCCTTCTTCTTCAGCTTGCCCTTAAAATGAAGAAAAAAATCTTCTACGTTTCCGGGGAAGAAAGCGCATCCCAGATCAAAATGAGAGCGGATCGATTAACGGATATTCAGAATCCGAACTGCTTCCTTTTTACGGAAACCAATCTGGAAAAAATTCTCCACGAAGCTAAAAAACTGGAACCTGACTTTGTAATCATTGACTCTATTCAGACCCTCCAGTCCCAGTTAATTGAAAGTTCTCCGGGAACCGTTTCACAGATCCGCGAATGCTCGAATGAGATTATTAAATATGCTAAAGAAAACAACGTTCCCGTATTTTTGGTAGGTCATATCACGAAAGACGGGCAGATTGCCGGACCAAAAGTTCTTGAACATATGGTAGATGTTGTTTTGAATTTCGATGGCGATAGAAATCACCTTTTCAGATTATTAAGAGCTAACAAAAACCGTTTCGGATCAACTTCCGAGATCGGGATTTACGAAATGATTTCCCAGGGGTTAAAGGAAATTAAAAATCCATCTGAAATCTTAATCACCAAAAAATTTGAAGAACTTTCCGGAAATTCGGTCGCCGTAACGTTGGAAGGAAACCGCCCGATGCTGCTGGAAATCCAGGCATTGGTAAGTACCGCCGTTTACGGAACGCCACAGAGAAGTTCCACAGGTTTTGATGCCAAAAGACTGAATATGCTCCTTGCAGTTCTCGAAAAAAGAGCGGGTTTCCAACTCGGAGCAAAAGACGTTTTTTTAAATATTACAGGAGGAATAAAAACAGATGATCCCGCGTTGGATCTTGCCGTTGTAGCTTCCATTCTTTCATCAAATGAAGATATTGCTATTTCGGAACACTATTGTTTTGCAGGGGAAATTGGATTGAGCGGGGAAATCCGTCCGATTGCACAGGCAGAACAGCGGATTACGGAAGCTGAAAAATTAGGCTACGAAAAAATTTTTATTTCTAATTTAAATAAACTTCCCAAGAAAAAATACGGGATTAAAATAGAAGAAGTAAGCAAAATAGAAGATTTCCACGAACGCCTCTTCTAG
- a CDS encoding HupE/UreJ family protein codes for MQDFLFYLNLGWEHIISLDALDHQLFVLALIAVYSFNDLKKILILITAFTIGHSITLALSTFDIIRINSDWVEFLIPLTIVLTSLNNIFIRNKKQSQNRGNYYLALIFGLIHGMGFANTARVMIAKSQSITIPLLGFNIGLELGQIAIVFGILMLLFILLKVFKVNQKDWVLFVSSGVFALSLKMTLERIPF; via the coding sequence ATGCAGGATTTTTTATTCTATCTGAATCTCGGCTGGGAACACATTATTTCTTTGGATGCACTCGATCATCAGCTGTTTGTTCTGGCTTTAATTGCAGTGTATTCTTTTAATGATTTAAAGAAAATCTTAATTCTCATCACCGCTTTTACTATCGGACATTCAATCACTTTGGCGCTAAGCACTTTTGATATCATTAGAATCAATTCAGATTGGGTAGAATTCCTCATTCCGCTGACGATTGTTTTAACTTCCCTGAATAATATTTTCATCAGAAATAAAAAGCAGTCTCAGAATAGAGGCAACTATTATCTGGCTCTGATTTTCGGATTGATCCACGGAATGGGTTTCGCCAATACTGCCAGAGTGATGATTGCCAAAAGCCAGAGCATTACCATTCCTCTTTTAGGGTTCAACATCGGGTTGGAACTGGGACAGATCGCTATTGTTTTCGGAATTTTAATGCTGTTGTTTATATTGCTAAAAGTTTTCAAAGTAAATCAAAAAGACTGGGTTCTTTTCGTCTCTTCAGGAGTTTTTGCTTTATCATTAAAAATGACTTTAGAAAGAATTCCTTTTTAA
- a CDS encoding YceI family protein yields the protein MKKVFLTFVFALLSVVGFAQTGWQVDPMHSSVNFTIKHMGISFVQGRFDKFDGKAVTKGNTLANAELSFNVDVSSINTGVEMRDKHLKSPDFFDAEKFPYMSFVTGSVVKGENGTYIFKGKLTIKDITKEVSVPVTFGGITKNQQGKEVMGFQTAFKVNRLDYNIKYDPTGAGVAKDVDVNLYFEMVKQ from the coding sequence ATGAAAAAGGTATTTTTAACTTTTGTATTTGCACTTTTAAGTGTTGTAGGCTTTGCACAGACAGGATGGCAGGTAGATCCGATGCATTCATCCGTTAATTTTACGATCAAACATATGGGAATCAGCTTTGTGCAGGGAAGGTTTGATAAATTTGACGGAAAAGCTGTTACCAAAGGAAACACTCTTGCCAATGCGGAACTGAGCTTTAATGTTGATGTAAGTTCGATCAACACGGGTGTTGAAATGAGAGATAAGCATTTGAAAAGTCCAGATTTTTTTGATGCTGAAAAATTCCCTTACATGAGTTTTGTAACCGGTTCTGTTGTTAAGGGAGAGAATGGTACCTATATTTTTAAAGGTAAGCTAACGATAAAGGATATTACTAAAGAAGTAAGCGTTCCTGTTACTTTTGGAGGAATTACCAAAAACCAGCAGGGGAAAGAAGTAATGGGTTTCCAGACAGCATTTAAGGTAAACCGTCTGGATTATAATATCAAATATGACCCTACAGGAGCGGGTGTAGCGAAAGATGTTGACGTGAACTTATATTTTGAAATGGTGAAGCAATAA